ACAGTATCCAGCTTCTTAAACAACTATTTACCAAAAGAAATAAATCCATACATATAAATAACAATTgttatttaaatcaatatttcttattatttactattttttatatttactaaatataaaatattgatttgaattgaattaagaTTTAATTATGTGAAGAGAAAAGAATACCCACAATGAAACTGGCATAGTTTAAAAGTCTTTTGCCAAAGTACAAATGGTCAAACATACAGTTTTGCTGACATTATACAAACATATTTGACTGCAGAATGTCACAAATGACCAATCAAAATCAGAGTCAAATACTAATATTggagaaaaacaatgttttatgatgtcagatgtttatgaataaaatgcaaaaccattcatttttgtgcatacaacaCTGATAAATAAAGACTTAACCATCCTCCATAAcctcaaagtatcttcttttactTCAGAAGAACTGTCCTTGTAATcatactttgaataaaagcaattGTTAAATAGTTAGAAGTCACTAATTTGCAACTAATGCAGTTATAAGCATTACCTTTATCTCTGTTGTCTCCGATTGGTGGCATACTGTGGGGGCGTGGATCAGAGTGGAATGCATTTTTGCCAGTTGAACTGGGCAGATAACAGGAGACCCTCCCTCCCCCCGGGGGAGGAATAGGAGCTTTCTGTGAAAATATTATAGGAATTAGTTTGTGACTTAGCATGTAAGTGTGTTGCTGATTTCATAAGTGAGCGCAGAATGCCTTTACCATGGACTGCTTGCGCATTACTACGTTGGAAGAGTCAACTTCTGCATGATTGATTGGCTCGAGGAGATTATGTGGAACAAAACCAATCTGGCCGTATTCATTCCTACATTTCCACCATCGCTTTGATGACTCTAACACCTAAGACAGAGAGGATAAGAATCACAGAGGGAGACAAAGTAAGGGTGAATGGAGTAAACGGAGTGTATCTCAGTTGGTGTTATTCAAGCTATTCCTTAAGAAAAGCGGAAAATATGTGGTGGATAAGAACCCATGCTCATGTTGCTTGGAACATGACATTTCATATATagacttttaaatataaattttagatTATaatagattgtttttttttataataaaacatatgTTCACGAAaacatatgttttttaaatattgacatttatgacatttaaaaattttcagcatcaacactccagtcttcagtatcacatgatcctccagaaatcagtctaatatgctgacttaatgttcaagaaacaacaacaaaaaattgtgtGTATTTGTAGTCGTAATAcaggtgaattaaaaaaaattacaaaaagggAAGCCTTGCTTGTATGTATTTCTATGCAAGATACCTCCAGAGTTTCTCCATGTAATACTGAGAGTTCACTACTGTTTCGTGCCACAAAGTCATAACTGCAAGAGTACAGCCTTTCTTCATGAAGAGGCAAGGAGTCTTCCATCCTAAACCAAAATCACACACAATGAAACAACGTGGCATCACAAAGACaccgctctcacacacacacacacacacacacacagctgactgGTCAATACTAACCCGTCATGTTCCTGGTATACAGATAGACGTGCCTGATCAATGACATGTGGAAAGAGAAAAGAAGGAACTGAAGGTGGTTTGTATTATGGCTGTGTTTATATCAGTGAGTGTGAGGTTTCATACCTGCTGCATTAGGGCTTCATATTTGTGCTGGGACTCTATAGGGTCCTCAATGGGTTGTCCATATGCATCTATGGTCATTGGCTGCCAACCATCCAGAAAGACAGGAGTGTATGTCTTGCCGAGTTGAGAGCTGACAAACACAAACTGGAGTTAACTTAACAATCTTCACTAGTTAAAgcctttattttgcaaaaaaatctcAAACACTCCTTTCCCCATTAAATATAAGACTACACCACCCTGCATCATATTTAGTTGTTTGTTATTAATTTTGGGGTGTTGATTCCAAAAATTCCGGTAGTCCCTCACTTTCTTATAAAATTTTGAGAGCATTTTGCTTTCGATAGTAATTTGTAAGGTGAATAAGTCTTgtccaaaattaataataaaaaagccacAAAAACACAATTCCTATCTTCCTCTGAGTCACGTTACTATTTGTTTAATTCTCAGGCAATTTTCACATGTATGAATGATTATGAAGACATTACTTCATGCCTAATCCTGATTTCAAGGATAGTATTATGGCCTGTGACAGAaacagaaaattatatattttgtgaaaaaagCTTATTTGGTAATAACTTATGTTTAAATTCTTTGGTATTAATGGAGAATTTGAACATATTTTTCCACTCCTTTGCAGACTgcaaatttaattatatatttaaaatacttatttttgctATTAATCCACAACTTTTAACATtctattaatttgttattttaataagtgCATTAaagtttgacacacacacacacacacacacacacacacacacacacacacacacacatatatatatatatatatatatatatatatatgtgtgtgtgtgtgtgtgtgtgtgtcaaacttTAATGCActtattaaaataacagattaATAGAATTAACTTCTGAGTGTGTTctgattatacatatatatatatatatataatatataattgtatatatatatatatatatatatatatatatatatatatatatatataattgtatatatttgtaatattttttgtatgtaaTGAAAAGTTTTTATGGATAATTTTGAACTCAGTATAATCAAAATAagtaatatactataatatacaaCTAGAACTTATGTTATGTTCTTTTTTGTGCAAagcaaaaaaaagttatatacaggtttggaacaacattagggtgagtaaataaactgaatgtgtgtttttgggtgaactatcggtTTAAGTGAAGATCAAACTTAAAGTAGATATCTGTTTGGTCATGCATTCTAATAGTGATTTCCATTCTACAGTTTTGTTACTGACGATGACACGGTCCAGTTTGACCCGAGTGAATTCCACAGTTGTTTCTCTTGTTCACTGAGGTTCTGCTGTAGTAGAGAGATTGCTCCACTGGTCATAGCGGGGCTGGAGACTGTTGCTGCCAACTCAGGACCACCTGTGGTCTTTACCATCTGGTGAACATACAACAAACCATAAACACCATATGGCAATTACAAATTCTTTCCTTACTTTGTGGAAAAACTTAACCTCTGTTCTCTTCGAGTTAGAGGAAGTTATACCTATGTTGCCAAATTCTATGTATAATAGATTTTGAATTAGGCATGTGAGTGTTAGTTTGGGTTTGGGTTTGTCTCTCTGTatgtctgctgtgtgtgtgtgtgtgtgtgtgtaatactcTTACCAATTGCAAAGGGATGAAGACATGGTGCAAGAGTTCTTCTGCGGTTGGTTCTGAGATTTTCATCTTCAGCCGATCCTacaacacagacacacgcacacactggtCAAGCACAGCAGTTTTATGAAGCTCTTAAAGCTGTCATTTCTGCTCTACTATTCAAGCAACTaaacaaaattgcaaaaaaaaaaaataactggagtataaaaaaaaacctccctTTTGGGGGGATATAAGGCAATATTTAAACAGATTTGTCTAATTCGTCACCTTACCAGTAGACAGACAGAATATTTAATCTTCTGAAAAATATCCACAAATTCTTGTTCTGATGGCGGGGTCCCCCTTTGTGTGAGAGGGCTTTCTACAAACAAAGATGTTTaagatttatgatttattatgttTCTGAAGGTCTTGGATAGGCTTGAGAATTATGGAGGTCATCTCTCTCACCATCCTGctgtttcttcttcttgcttttctTCTTATTCTTTTTGCTATTCTTCTTAATGCTCTGTTGCTCTAGAATGTGCTTAGCCTCTGCTGTCTCCTGCAGACTGGCCATGAAACGCTCCACATCAGCAAAACAGCGATTCACCAACTCCTACGAGAGGGGGAATAAAAAAGGAGGTTTCAAGCAATGAGTCCAATTACACAAACACCTCAAGCACTTCCATGTCTTTTCTCTAAAGCTAAAATCCCTGTAACATCATATTTTTTCAGGTCAGGGAAAATCAGTTTcttaaatactgtacattgttgtacttaaaaacattttaatgctatgttttacattttgttatgAATTGCTTTATCGTTTTATATGTGTTGTTTTGCTAAATATAGAATAGGATGTTTAATGGTAGGTTTCAAAGTGAAAACTTACCCCATATACCCTAATAGCGGGGCCTGTTGTCATAAAGGTGAACATGCATTCAATGTACTGTACTTTTTTCTGAgcaataatgttaaaaatgattgCAAAATACTGGTGTGTCTATACACCCTCTTTTTAatctctttttaaataaataaccttCAGAAATTTTCACAGGTGTAAAAAGTGTGACATCTAGCCCTGGTCTACTTTATTACCagattaaatgtacattttttaggTATGCATTCTATACAACAGGCAGTGTCCTATTTAACAGTCATACTTACAACTTCTCTTTGTGCATGCATTAGATCTGTTTTCACTCTGTTTCCTCCATTTACTAAGAAAAGATACGAGTATAAAGCAATGAAATACACACAAACTGACATATATtatcaaatatatatgtattgtcATTGCGTATATATTTGATCAAACAGACATACAGAAAATAGACATATACGCACATGCatttacacctatgggatgtaaGTTAGCAGCTGTGTCGTTTGTAGACTTAGATTGTCTACTAGGGATAACTGGGGGAGCAGCCATCTTTGAAAGCAAAAGCatgaaaatagaaaagaaaaaaaaacatagaaagtTATATAGACAGTGATAAAATTCCTGTCATCATATTGACAGCTAAACCTGGTCACCTGCTCACAAAATCATGGCATggtcaaattttttgtttttcaaatggaTTTAAGAGAACAAACAATGTATGAAATTTAGTTTTctacttaaattatatttacagtTCCTTGGTCATTACTTTATGTAAGACTAAACATTTAGTTAAACAGCATTATGCTACCAGAACCCAATTATCAAAGAGGATTATTGTGTAGTGGACTATTGGGGAGAATACATTAGAAATTGAAGACAGAATTTCAGAACTGAGCTGGCAGGCAGACAAAAAAAGTGAGAAGACTATGCCAAGGGGCCAGAGAGAATCTCTTTAAATTGATTAATTAACTAAGCTTTGGGACTTGGGCTACAACAACTCGAAATAATTAAGACACGcctgttcagattttttttgttgttgagagTTTCACTCAAATGGAGTTAATTGGATAAAAGATGTTCAGAAGCAGGGGCATGCCCCAAATGATCACTTGACTTCCCTAAACCTCAATATATCAGGCCACCTCATACCGTACTGCATGGGCGAGGCTAGCCCCTTTTTAGGAGTGCTGAAGCACCCCTAAAAaggagctcagcacccctaaaacttggagtgagaaatgttgttattctaaaagttttgttcgtcttttacacggtcaaataatgtccaaaacatactccgtagtttgtgggtgttaatgaggaaaatgaaaacatccccgcatagcaaatggtgtcatcctcttctcttcttctacttctcctctgtacctgcaccgctcagcacgaccgtcatccagcgcgaaacacacacagagtgagaacccgtgatgtagtgttgtgatcGGTTGTGATGCAACTAAGTTCCGAAACCATATCGGTGAATACTGGAGTCAGTATCCTGAATCACCATGGTGGTTCTATACATCTATAATCtatggtacatctataataagtgtttattttcggactattttagtccggcgggtccccgccgctgtggagtagcacaggacctgggtgactcgtccatagtcataaacggagagaagtaacgccggttacaatgttcttccgcaagacgcatgcagttctgtttattaactgctagagcgtgaaacaaaaacagaagcgcgacaaataaactgcgtacctgtgtagtgcgtacgtgtgttaatttaatactcgggagtcatgtaaacatgacgtcacgtgcgtcttttctcgtcagtcgtcatggaaacatgaagccctggcgttttgagtgaaaacaaacgacgtatcactgaaaacactcactgtggctttttaaaagaattgttattaattcctagatttatatctgttatttttcagttttggctgactatcaaactagacaataaaagaaagtttcatgtttttcttttgctgtatttattcattcatcacacacaggatttaacctgaaccaggcgtaactcctgaactcctagcattactctctctctctctctctctctctctctctctctctctctctctgtgtgtgtgtgtgtgtgtctgtggcctggcagtgagcaatggacatactacaattctttaaaagaaaaaagacagattcaggtgagagagtagggacagtccataatgacctctgtcttgttttttttttctgctgaaaagagttaagttaaagtaacagataatgcaaacccgctgctgttgtatcaaattacttatcaagtcaatggtcccctgcttttattttttatttatttatttcaaactcacaagcttctcttgtgaaaggaatttgtcatttaaaaaagtttctaagcccaataataataataataataaagacatttaaaatgactcttgatatgaagcttgttttttattattatttattgatgacatattggtttatgaaagttcagacaggcgtgcatccagatatgttagagatggccatttgtaaataatttacagaagatgaattacattttgttgtcgtacctgttactttgttcaatgacaataaagttgaatctaatgtaaccaatctgatgactgttgatacaaaaggaggcacatggagttaacggtcaggaaaaccagctgagtgaagaaggttttgtgtttgttacagggggctgtctgtgtgaactctcacaattaagctgttgttttgaaaaggtctcaaaaaaagaaacatttttggagttagttgaatcaatgttaaaattataaagttattttttaatagatatattttttgttttcgtgtgaaaagagggtgggtggaggcattggggctcattgggtgctcagcacccctaaagctctgaccctagaatcgcccctgccgtactgtttgtttctttctctcgAACCCACTCTTCCCTTCCTTGCCCATCCATTTAGCCAACCTTATCCCACATTCTCTTTCTTTCAGGTTGTATCGGGGGGTCCTAAATATATGATAGAGATGGTACCCCCACCATGAGTCTCTCAACATTTACGGATGGATTTGAAAGTCTGAGACCacttgttaaaaatatttatttttatgtgtaattgtgtatttttctgttttacataaataaataaatgccagcCTTCAGCATATCAGCAGCCCTATATGCAGTGTgcatagaaaagaatcaccccactttaaaataaacacattttattgctttgaatcctgaaatgaagacagtttttgttttatccagctgtagtGCAAcgtataacatccaagtgaaagatataacaccagaTTTGATGGTGagcgtttgtggactgcagtcttgaAGTCGTTgcacagattttcagtggggtttaagtctgAACTCTGACtgggccatgcaaggacatttaCCTTATTCTCCTTCAACCTCTGTGTGCTCAGttctgctgtgtgctttgggtcattgtcatgttggaagataAACCTTCTTCTCATTGACAATTTTCTGGCAATGGGCATCAGATTTTCCTAaagaatttgacagtatttttccccatctatttttttcttcaatcCTGACAAGAGCTCCAGTCCCTGCTTCCGAGAAACCCCCAGAACAGGATCctaccacctccatgctttactggaggaaCGCTGTTATCTGGGAACTGTGAGCTGTATTAGATTTCTGCCAGACATTTCATTTGGTGTTGagtacaaataattaaattttagtctcatctgcctcagaatcttcaaggtgcATTTTAGCAAAGCTCAGTCTTGACTGCATGAGTACTTTTTTGAGGAGGTATTCTTacaaccctcccatacaagccacatttgtgcagaatctgtgatattgttgtcatatgcacacaatcaccactctttgtcataaattcctgcagctGCTTTAGAGTTGCTGTAGGTCTTTTGGTCGCCTCTCTGAACAGATCCCTcttggctctttcatccagtttggagtgacgtcctgatccagggagggcctgtgttgtaccaaataccttccacttcttaataatagacttcactgtgcttctaggcattgataaagcctttgagATTTTTTGTATACATTTCATGACTTttgcctgtccacaactttaaCCCAGAGATATTTTGACAGTGCTTTTCCACCCATAGTTgactgtttgcttcagttgcactaccaaaggactgaaatgctccaggaaagctctttttcCAATttagtgattctgtttttttctttctgatatGTTGGTGTTATCTTTCTCTTTGATGTTGTAAGTTGTAAAGTAAATTcaactggataaaacaaaaactgtatctatcttcatttcaggctgcaaagcaacaaaatgtgattattttaaagggggggaTTATTTTCTTTATCACTGTACGTAGGACAGGCAGTTAGGAAGATGTATGGATAGttggtaataaataaaataaatgatataggCAATAGACTGCAATGACAAGTTTGTGTAAAAATTTGTGATCATTTTCTCCAGCATTATTTGAGATGATTCATAGACATCTTGTGCTTCAGTGGAGGCAGAAGTATCTGACTGTCTATATACTATACAATAAGACATGATCGATGTCACAAATGTACTTAAGTGACCTAGAAATAGAGCAGAATCTAAACAATTTGATCTTCATTTTATGTCATAATACttcttaatttaatgtttaaaatgtttcaaaatcctAATCTTTTTTATTCCAAGGTTTAGATTAGATTTTGAATACCTGGTTTTTAGATTTTTGGACACCCACTATATTCCTGAAAATTGCAAGTATAAATCTCCAAGAACCATATTAAAAACTCATAATCACCATGTCAAAATCACTGCTTTGGCTAAACACTCTTGTGTTGTTTAGGAGGAGTGCCCAGGATTTTTAACACAGCTGCTATTATTAGCAGAGATCTATTCAATGACTTGCTTGAATTCACACTGTCATGTCATTGTATCACCAAATAATAGGTACGAGACACAAAATATAGCTCTTGGAATAGAGATTACAACGCAATGAACATTGCTATAGATTAAGTAATACTTTTCAATCCTTCAAGCGAAAGAATCTGTGTGCATCATAACTATGTGactataaaaacataatacacCTTTTGCCAAAATTGCTAGTACTGTATTAATATAAAGTGTCAGTTTCCATGACATTATTATAAAGATTTAATTGGCTGGTTTAAAAGTCTTACCGTGTCTTGGATGTGTGCACCTCCTTCTGTCACATCTTCTGTATACACCTAATAGAGAAATGCAAGAACAAGAAAAACAAGTTGATCTGTTTAATAAGAAAACCTggacttcctctctctctcttgagtTTCAGGATATGAAGAGCATTGAAACCTGTGTTAATACATTCTGATGAATGCATTCCTCTCACATACCTCTGAGAGACAATAAACTTCACCAGGCTAAGATTTTTATAAGAAACCTTGAGGGGTCCAAAATAGATCTTAGAAtctattcaaataaatgtgtaaaacacCACATAAACATATGTATTCACACATAAAGACAAGTGGAAAAAATGTAATACTCACACAGCCACAAAGTCTTCGGCAAAGAACTGCATCAGTTGCTGCTTCAGTTCAGTGTGTTCAGGCTAAGCTTGTTTGTCTAGATCTGTCATTCTTCTCATACCCTCCCTcccactttctttcttttatttctcttccacTGTTCCTCTGTCATTCACAGGTGTGAAGAAATGCTGTTACCTCAGTGTTTAATCTATTTGAAATACTTTCATGAATCTGGGTCAATTTATGTGATGTGTGCTGTCAAAATAAGGACAacttatttttcacaactttTATCTTTCTCAAGTAAACACACACTCCTACACTTACAAAACCTCTCACTTGCAGAGATTGTGTCATTTTGATATGAATTCTTGCCTTGGATGCCTTGCCAGGTAAAGCACATGCTGGTTATCCTACCAGGAACTGTGAATCAATTTTCACATGACAATTTTTGTACCTGCATTTCCTCTTTCCTCTCATTCACAGTGCTACATTGTACCTTAAGATAATTAATATGCATTTTGAATCTTTAAGGGGAATGATTAATTAAACACTCTGGAGTCtctaagattttaaaataaaattttaatagaaGTAAAAAATGGGAAAAGACTCGTTCGTGATTGAACAACTTCTGTGTAATTAGTGaataggttgagtaaatgattcaaggATTCACTCAAAAAGACTCGTTTATCTCCACCTACCGCAGAAACGTGTGAAATGTATTGACACCAACCAGGATGTGATGTCACACTCTATGACTTTTGCTTTATCAAgtaatagaaaatatttacatacatttagacatttaggaaacagaggcgtcatgcccattcaaagtgagggggcatgAGGGGGCACGAGTCTTTTCCCATTTTTTACTTCTATTAAAATTTGCGCGTAAACGAACTTAGAGACTCCAGAGTGTTTAATTAATCATTCACTTTAAAGATTCAAAATTCAGATTAATTCTCTTAAGGTACAGTGTAGCACTGTGAATCTATCCTGATATATttagcatgtttggaattgttttgaataaaaaggaaaaataaataaataaaacataagcctatatcagttatacagtgctatcGTAGCTGCTGTGTCACATGACAACCATGCCTTATACCCCCCACCCCCATGTGCCTcgtcaaaaatcatgaatgcatgacgcccctgtagGAAATACAGTCTTCAGTCTTCACCGTTTTTTTCTTTACAACTGCCTCATATGAATTAGCAAGCAAGGATTCCCTGaacttttgttaaaaataaaaacgtacaaaaaacaacataatgacaTTGCATACAACTTAACCAAACCATGTTTCTTTGCATGAGCTTGCGTTTCCGGTCTCCCGATGTCACACGAGACTGAACGCAAGTCAGGGAAGTGCAGAGCAGTGCCTGAAGAAATCACGTCACTAATTATTATGGGACCGGATAATCATAGGCTGAGATGAAATTATGAAAGACTGACAGTGCTGGAGTTTAAAACTGAGTTGAATCTTTTGAAtctcactgattcgttcagtttTAAACTCCAGCACTGTCAGTCTTTCATAATTTCATCTCAGCCTATGATTATCCGGTCCCATAATAattagtgacgtgacatacagccaagtatggtgacccatactcggaattcgtgctatgcttttaacccatccaaagtgcacacacagagcagtgataacacacacactgtgaacacacacccagagcagtgggcagccatttatgctgcagcacctagggagcagttgggggttcagtgccttgctcaagggcacctaagtcgtggtattgagggtggagagagaactgtacatgcactccccccacctacaattcctgccagaccaaggctcaaactcacaacctttcaattgtgagtccgactctctaaccattaggccacgacttctgtAATAATACAGAATAATGCCCATATGCGTATAAATCTAAGGCCTTTCAGTAAAGAAGCGTGATAGCAATAATAACACTTGAGGATGCTCTGAATGTAAGAATTTGAGAAAAGACAATGAGTAAGGCAATGGCGCCTTCGTGTGTTACAAAAGTGAGGAGACGAGCACTCCAACTTTTAATGCAAGtagacattatttttatttagtaagctCACTTAAGGACTTGTTTATTGAGATTTtaccaaaattattattatatattttttatcatatgTAAAGGTAAAACatgttgtatatattttgttttatttttgtttgtttttattatacttATGCAACCCATATATTTTGTAACTCAGTTTTTCCCCTAAGTTGGCCTCAAATGTTGACATTGCATTAAAATCTATACTACTGCTAGATCCCTGAGCTGGGCCCTTCTCCATACAGTGGGTAAATATCGCTAGACCTGAGTAGTTAACATTTACCCATATGGCCTTTTTAGCTGTGAAAATATGCAGATCAGTTCAGGGGATTTAGACCTTTTTAAACCCTTTTAATTCCTGCAAATATGATGATCCCCTTTCATGAAAAATAAAGGCAActatatacatatgtattttcATGCATACAGACTCatttaaactttgaaaaaatttaattgaaaattgaAAAGACAAGTCTGTCATTTATCATTGTACTTAGCCAAAATTATTGACAAATtatgagaaaaatatatttatccaaTATTAGAGTTTTTTTGTTCATTATACAAGAAAAACACATACAATAACCAAGATTACATATTTCTATAAAAGGAGAACACTGGTATGGATACAAATTTGTTACCAGATATGTATGTCGTTAATTctggaaataaaattatttagtattccAAATGCTTTGTAACGTATAGCACTTTTCATAATATTTGACACTATCAATCATCAGATTCTCCTGTCTgccctctcatcactgggcatcacagggattccacttcgctggtttgaatcctatctCACTGGTAAGTCTGTCAGGGTGGCCTGGGGAGGGGAGGTATCCAGAGCACATCAACTtatcactggggttcctcagggatcagttcttggaccactccTCTTCTCACtacatcactgggtcccatcatacaggcacatggttTCTCCTAcgattgctatgctgatgacacacggctctatctctcatttc
The sequence above is a segment of the Carassius carassius chromosome 9, fCarCar2.1, whole genome shotgun sequence genome. Coding sequences within it:
- the LOC132149029 gene encoding epidermal growth factor receptor kinase substrate 8-like protein 1, encoding MAAPPVIPSRQSKSTNDTAANLHPIGVNALNGGNRVKTDLMHAQREVELVNRCFADVERFMASLQETAEAKHILEQQSIKKNSKKNKKKSKKKKQQDESPLTQRGTPPSEQEFVDIFQKIKYSVCLLDRLKMKISEPTAEELLHHVFIPLQLMVKTTGGPELAATVSSPAMTSGAISLLQQNLSEQEKQLWNSLGSNWTVSSSQLGKTYTPVFLDGWQPMTIDAYGQPIEDPIESQHKYEALMQQARLSVYQEHDGMEDSLPLHEERLYSCSYDFVARNSSELSVLHGETLEVLESSKRWWKCRNEYGQIGFVPHNLLEPINHAEVDSSNVVMRKQSMKAPIPPPGGGRVSCYLPSSTGKNAFHSDPRPHSMPPIGDNRDKAMLMNGELLQRLANGKSASARPVVINKANETTSPLFYHSSQAEVQGWLRAKGFNDFTVQSLGVLTGAQLFSLNKDELRAVCPEEGTRVYSQIMVQKALLEDERKATELEAIMKKQKMKVDLKAEGGEF